The following coding sequences lie in one Oncorhynchus kisutch isolate 150728-3 linkage group LG3, Okis_V2, whole genome shotgun sequence genomic window:
- the LOC109877832 gene encoding protein crumbs homolog 2 — protein sequence MEFGRFLFKSQRTLLLGMIMFKLGILCTAADQCLSSPCQNGGTCLDYMGNYTCLCPRWPVHYTGKDCKELYDPCVYDAPCTNCTSTLGTGVYTCHCLVGFAGTNCTLNISRCLDNPCKGGVRSHCVDRVDGYTCHCPPGYGGEACQERIIDCSEEPCHNDATCVGTPDGYVCQCGPGLQGRDCEENIDDCKSLPCQNGAICKDGINGYQCFCVPGFQGYHCDLDINECASRPCENNGTCANEVDHYECNCLLGFKGVNCEVEIDDCEEQPCQNGASCHDHVGLYTCECVSGYEGHECELDIDECASGPCLNEGNCTDLVNSYECDCTGTGFTGEQCEVDIPECASDPCQNGATCVEGINQYGCFCWPGYEGKNCQVDIDECELEPCENGGECFQRSELLYNGVLSGLEDREFNYEDAAGFLCHCQPGFAGESCEVNVDECESAPCQNRGSCEDLVNSYWCVCLPGFTGVHCEVDIDECESEPCQNGGSCHDGSNAYTCHCVEAEPGEEPWGGHNCDVRLIGCREHLCENGAPCVPILSQEEDGNEDRDGDEDEQEHGHTCLCPPGFTGKHCGIPTTFSFNTEGYILIQLPPTANRSRAEVEPHHHHVQLRFRTTLPDMLLFYGGAEHYFVSLEIVGSLLKARAGSGKKLQATYHLPVNDGDWHEAKVTMDEKLVLMVKGPVCDNDEGCTVENEGHNQLVFFQHGSFPEVYVGGAPQKYLANTDSRKGFIGCVEDLQVDHQRVLPQDFSREHVQDMELGCNKTDWCHPDPCHHRGQCIDLWTSFRCECHRPHHGSLCEEEHPSWTFSNEETVSYAAFNINTTDGENFNISFFLRSLNPSGLLLQLRRGRRAYLILYLREGTLVFNSPPTTLFSNNIYFTSGQRELVTITIRQGQVGFSQAGTQLSLGRVRMEQGDVVYIGGLPPGESTAPWGGHFKGCLQDITLDHMQLYPNHTKEECHSYEAYQCYFPNKAENVLDGCVSDEACKTGPCQNGGTCMVTWNDFECTCPMNFSGRRCDTRVWCVSDPCAMGSQCVDLVDGYECLTNATFESNALQFTANGSLVASVTSVSVDIRTRKENGVLLRATNGAEVFCLGLLNSSLLVKLLSGNSLELQAFTSDLTISDGAWHHLHLAMADPLQPVSRWRLTVDGRRVGSTMGTAGNLNFLNNTTVWMAENYTGCLGELRVGGVYLPLVDDQDAPQAARFIRQGGQEPKMGCVGADVCQSQPCLNQGFCQDLWNLLNCSCAPGWEGQFCQRNTDECASGPCAHGTCTDLLADYRCECHKGWGGRDCDEEVDDCLEHSCLNGGSCLDGTGNYHCVCLPGYSGRRCQRRFPPQQCDEDTKCDNGGVCMDGIWGANCTCKPGYTGDWCEAEIDECESSSCLNGATCLDRLNSFQCMCLPGFSGTQCESNRQEQRERVPWLVVAIPLASLCVLLAVVALVFMVLTARKKRQSEGTYSPSAQEVAGARLEMGSVLKVPPEERLI from the exons GTATACTGTGCACAGCAGCAGACCAGTGTCTGTCATCCCCGTGTCAGAATGGAGGTACGTGTTTGGACTATATGGGTAACTACACGTGTCTCTGCCCCAGATGGCCAGTCCACTACACGGGCAAGGACTGTAAGGAGCTGTACGATCCCTGTGTCTACGATGCCCCTTGCACCAACTGTACCAGCACACTGGGCACAGGGGTCTACACCTGCCACTGCCTTGTCGGCTTCGCAGGGACCAACTGCACACTCAACATCAGCAGGTGTTTGGACAACCCATGTAAAGGGGGTGTCAGGTCTCACTGTGTGGACAGGGTGGACGGCTACACCTGCCACTGTCCCCCTGGCTATGGAGGAGAAGCGTGCCAGGAGAGGATCATTGACTGCTCTGAGGAGCCGTGCCATAACGATGCCACCTGTGTTGGCACACCGGATGGGTACGTGTGCCAGTGTGGCCCGGGTCTCCAGGGGAGGGACTGTGAGGAGAACATagatgactgtaagtcactcccCTGTCAGAACGGAGCCATCTGTAAAGACGGCATCAACGGATACCAGTGCTTCTGTGTGCCTGGTTTCCAAGGctaccactgcgacctggacaTTAACGAGTGTGCGTCGCGGCCATGTGAGAACAACGGGACCTGTGCCAATGAGGTGGACCACTATGAGTGCAACTGTCTTCTTGGATTCAAAG GGGTGAACTGTGAAGTGGAGATAGATGACTGTGAGGAGCAGCCCTGCCAGAATGGAGCCAGCTGCCATGACCATGTGGGTCTGTacacatgtgagtgtgtgtccggGTACGAGGGCCATGAATGTGAGCTGGACATTGACGAGTGTGCCAGTGGACCCTGTCTCAACGAGGGCAACTGCACAGACCTGGTGAACAG CTATGAGTGTGACTGCACTGGGACAGGCTTTACAGGAGAGCAATGTGAAGTGGACATCCCAGAGTGTGCTTCTGACCCCTGCCAGAATGGAGCTACCTGCGTAGAGGGAATCAACCAATATGGCTGTTTCTGCTGGCCAG GTTATGAAGGGAAGAACTGCCAGGTGGATATAGACGAGTGTGAGCTGGAGCCCTgtgagaatggaggagagtgtTTCCAGCGCTCAGAGTTGCTGTACAATGGGGTGCTGTCTGGGCTGGAAGACAGGGAGTTCAACTATGAGGATGCAGCTGGGTTCCTCTGCCACTGCCAACCTGGGTTTGCTG GAGAGAGCTGTGAAGTGAATGTGGACGAGTGTGAGTCCGCCCcgtgtcagaacagagggagctGTGAGGACCTGGTCAACTCATATTGGTGTGTCTGTCTACCGGGGTTCACAG GTGTGCACTGTGAGGTAGACATCGACGAGTGTGAAAGCGAGCCTTGTCAGAACGGAGGTTCCTGCCACGACGGCTCCAACGCCTACACCTGCCACTGTGTGGAGGCGGAGCCAGGGGAGGAGCCGTGGGGCGGCCATAACTGTGACGTCCGCCTGATTGGCTGCAGGGAACACCTGTGTGAGAACGGAGCCCCCTGTGTGCCTATCCTAAGCCAAGAAGAGGATGGTAATGAGGACAGGGATGGGGATGAGGATGAACAAGAGCATGGACACACCTGCCTTTGTCCCCCGGGCTTCACTGGGAAGCACTGCGGCATCCCCACCACCTTCTCCTTCAACACAGAGGGCTATATCCTCATTCAGCTCCCTCCTACAGCTAACAGGAGCAGGGCAGAAGTAGAACCCCATCACCACCACGTCCAGCTGCGCTTCAGGACCACTCTGCCTGACATGCTTCTGTTCTACGGAGGGGCTGAGCACTACTTTGTGTCCCTGGAGATCGTGGGGAGTCTCCTCAAGGCTAGAGCTGGATCAGGGAAAAAGCTACAGGCCACCTACCATCTCCCAGTCAACGACGGAGACTGGCATGAGGCCAAAGTGACCATGGATGAGAAGCTGGTACTGATGGTCAAAGGACCAGTCTGTGACAATGACGAGGGATGCACGGTGGAGAACGAAGGACACAACCAACTGGTCTTCTTCCAACATGGATCATTCCCAGAAGTCTATGTGGGGGGAGCCCCCCAGAAGTATCTGGCCAACACAGACAGTAGGAAGGGTTTCATTGGCTGCGTGGAGGATCTACAAGTTGACCACCAGCGTGTTCTGCCACAGGATTTCTCTCGAGAGCACGTCCAAGACATGGAGCTGGGCTGCAACAAGACTGACTGGTGTCATCCTGACCCCTGCCATCATCGTGGGCAGTGTATTGACCTGTGGACTAGCTTCAGATGTGAGTGTCATCGACCCCATCATGGCTCCCTGTGTGAAGAAG AACACCCCTCATGGACATTCAGTAATGAAGAAACAGTGAGCTATGCTGCCTTCAACATCAACACAACTGATGGTGAGAACTTCAACATCTCCTTCTTCCTCCGCTCTCTGAATCCCAGCGGCCTGCTACTCCAGCTGCGGAGAGGGAGGAGGGCCTACCTCATCCTGTACCTGCGGGAGGGAACCCTGGTCTTCAACAGCCCCCCCACCACTCTGTTCTCTAACAATATCTACTTCACCAGCGGACAGAGGGAGCTGGTTACTATAACAATACGCCAGGGTCAGGTAGGGTTCAGCCAGGCTGGTACACAGCTCTCCCTGGGGAGGGTGAGGATGGAACAGGGGGATGTGGTGTATATCGGGGGTCTGCCACCGGGGGAGTCCACTGCCCCCTGGGGAGGTCACTTCAAAGGCTGCCTGCAGGACATCACTCTGGACCACATGCAGCTGTATCCCAACCACACAAAGGAGGAGTGCCACTCCTACGAAGCGTACCAGTGCTACTTCCCAAACAAAGCTGAGAATGTGTTGGATGGCTGTGTCAGTGATGAGGCATGCAAG ACTGGTCCCTGTCAGAATGGAGGAACGTGCATGGTCACCTGGAATGACTTTGAGTGCACCTGTCCTATGAACTTCTCTGGCAGGCGATGTGATACACGCGTGTGGTGTGTCAGTGACCCCTGTGCCATGGGCAGCCAGTGTGTGGATCTAGTTGACGGTTATGAGT GTCTCACTAATGCCACCTTTGAGAGCAACGCTCTGCAGTTCACTGCTAACGGCTCGCTAGTCGCCTCGGTGACTAGTGTCTCCGTGGACATACGTACACGGAAGGAGAACGGCGTACTACTGCGGGCCACTAACGGAGCAGAGGTCTTCTGTCTGGGTCTGCTCAACTCCTCCCTACTAGTCAAACTACTGAGCGGCAACAGCCTGGAGTTGCAGGCATTCACCAGTGACTTGACCATCTCAGATGGGGCCTGGCACCATCTCCACCTTGCCATGGCCGACCCCCTGCAACCTGTGTCCCGCTGGCGCCTCACTGTGGACGGGCGCAGGGTGGGCAGCACCATGGGCACAGCCGGGAATCTCAACTTCCTCAACAACACCACTGTGTGGATGGCAGAGAACTACACAGGCTGTCTGGGGGAGTTGAGGGTGGGAGGAGTCTACCTACCCCTGGTGGACGACCAGGATGCCCCCCAGGCAGCCCGGTTTATCAGGCAGGGGGGCCAGGAGCCCAAGATGGGGTGTGTTGGTGCCGATGTGTGCCAGTCCCAGCCCTGTCTAAACCAGGGCTTCTGCCAGGACCTCTGGAACCTGTTAAACTGCAGTTGTGCCCCAGGCTGGGAAGGACAGTTCTGCCAGAGGAACACAGATGAGTGTGCCTCAGGCCCCTGTGCCCATGGCACCTGCACAGACCTGCTGGCAGACTACCGTTGTGAGTGTCACAAAGGCTGGGGGGGCAGAGACTGTGATGAGGAGGTGGATGACTGCCTGGAACACAGCTGTTTGAATGGGGGCTCCTGTCTGGATGGGACGGGCAACTACCACTGCGTCTGCCTCCCTGGATACAGCGGCCGCCGCTGTCA gcGGAGATTCCCTCCACAGCAGTGTGATGAGGATACGAAGTGTGACAACGGTGGAGTCTGCATGGATGGGATCTGGGGTGCCAACTGCACCTGCAAGCCTGGATACACTGGGGACTG GTGTGAGGCAGAGATAGATGAGTGTGAGTCCAGTTCCTGTCTCAACGGTGCTACCTGCCTGGACCGACTCAACAGCTTCCAGTGTATGTGTTTGCCGGGCTTCAGCGGCACACAGTGTGAAAGCAAT agacaggagcagagggaGCGTGTGCCCTGGCTAGTGGTGGCCATCCCTCTGGCCAGCCTGTGTGTGCTGTTGGCTGTGGTGGCCCTGGTCTTCATGGTGTTGACCGCCCGCAAGAAGCGCCAGTCAGAGGGCACCTATAGTCCCAGTGCCCAGGAGGTGGCAGGGGCACGGCTGGAGATGGGCAGCGTGCTCAAAGTACCCCCTGAGGAGAGGCTCATATGA